The DNA region GAACCCGAGCAGGAACCCGAAGTCGCCCACCCGGTTCACGATGAACGCCTTCTTGCCGGCGTCGGATGCCGACTTCTTCTCGAACCAGAACCCGATGAGCAGGTAGGAGGAAACCCCCACGAGCTCCCAGAAGATGTAGATGAAGAAGAAGCTGTCCGACAGGACCAGCCCCAGCATCGAGAAGGAGAAGATCGAGAGGTAGGCGAAGTACCTGCTGTACCGCGGGTCGCCGTGCATGTATCCCACGGAGAACAGGTGGACGAGGGCGGAAACCCCGGTGACCACCAGCAGCATCACGGCGGTGACGTTGTCGATCAGGATCCCGGCCCGGATGACGAACCGGCCGCCCAAGTCGAGCCACGGGAACGTGACGTGGTATTTGAAATTCGGGTCGTAGACCCGGAAGACCTCGTAGAAGATCCCGATGGAGATCGCCAGCCCGATGGCGATCGCGCCCAGCGAGACCCAGTCCCCCTTGCGCGGCAGCCGCCTGCCGACCGCGATGTTGATGAAGAAGGCGAACAGCGGCAGGAGCGGAATGAAGTGTGCGTATCGGATCAAGATCTACCCCTTGAGATGGTCGGCCGTATCCACTTCGACGGTGCCCGTCGTGGCGTACAGCCGCAGGAAGATGGCCAGCGCGACGGCGGCCTCGGCCGCCGCGAGCACGATCACGAAAACGGCGAAGATCTGCCCGCCGATGGTGCGGGACACGTAGTGGGAAAACGCGACGAAGTTGATGTTCGCGGAGTTGAGGATCAGCTCGACCCCCATGAGGACCGCCACCGCGTTCCGTCGCGTCAGGATCGTGTAGAGGCCGCAGCAGAACAGCGCGGCGCCGACGACCAGCAGCTTGTCCAGGCCCATTTACTTCGGCTCCTCCATGTCGGCCGCTCTCCCCTTCCCTCCTTCGGGCCGGGACAGCAACGCGGCGCCGATCATCGTCGCCAGCAGCAGCACCGAGGCGGCCTCGAACGGCAGCAGGTAGCGCGTCATCAAGAGCTCTCCGATCTCGGCGGTGGACGGCAGGTAGACGATCTCCGGCTTGATGGGGAAGGCCGTGGAGACCGCCGTGTACGAAAGGACGCCGAAGAGCGCCAGGCAGAGGAGGGCGGCCTGCCAGTGGAAGCGCGCCGGATTGGAGATCTTGACGTCGGAGATCCGGTTCGAAAGGAAGACGGCGAACATAATCAGGATGAGGATCCCCCCCACGTACACCAGCACCTGGGTGGCGGCGAGGAAATCCGCCGACAGGAACACGTACAGGCCGGCCACCCCAGCGAACGAGAACAGGAGCGCGACGGCGGAATAGACGATGTTGGGCAGAATCGCCACCAGGATGGCGGACCCCACCGTGAGGGCCGCGATGAGATAGAAAACAAGGTTCGCCGGTCCCGTCATCCCTTTTTCTCCGGGTCATCCTTTGCCGGCGGGTTCGCCGCCGCGGGGGTTGCCGCAGGCGCTGCCGGGCTCGCCGCTGCGGGGGTTGCGGCAGGCGCTGCCAGGCTCGCCGCCGCCTTGGCCGCTTCCGCCGCTTTTGCGGCCTCGGCCGCCTTCGCCGCCGCCTCCGCCACCTGCTTTGCCACGCGCGCCCTGATCCCGGCGGGGTCCTCGTGGACGAAATGGAGGATCAGCTCCCCGCGGTCGACCGACGCCTTCTCATAGCCGCTGGTGTGGACGAGCGAATCGGTCGGGCAGACCTCCACGCACAGGCCGCAGAACATGCAGCGCCCGATGTTGATCTCGTAGGAAACGAGCACGAACTTCTTGTCGGCGCCACGTACCGCCTCGAGGGAGATGCAGTCCATGGGGCAGACCTTTACGCACATGGAGCAGGAGTTGCACTTCACGATGTCGTTGTGGAGGAAGCCGCGGAACCGCTCGTCGGGCTCCCGGCGCACTTCGGGGTACTGCTGAGTGACCTCCTCGCTCGCGTCGACACCGTACCGGGCGGTGATCCGCATCCCCTTCGCGGTGGTGACTACGGCCTCGAAGATGTCGTTGATGTATTCCTTCAATCCCATCCCCGCCTCTTTTAGAAGATCGAAGCGATCATCTGGGGGATCCCCTTGCCCTTGAAGACCAGGAGCCACAGGGAGACGCCCAGGAGGTTCGCGAACGTNNNNNNNNNTTCCAGGCCATCCGCATGAGCTGGTCCACGCGCAGCCGCGGCAGCGTCCAGCGGACCCACATCATCACCAGCACCAGGCCGAACGCCTTGACGAGGAAGACACCGAGGGAGAGGAGGTTCCCCCAGAGCGCCGGCAGCGCGTCGGCGCGGAAGAACGGCACGTGCCACCCGCCCAGGAAGCAGGCGGTCGCCAGGGCAGCCACGATGAACATGTCGCCGAACTCGGCCAGGAAGAAGAAGGCGTACCGGATCCCCGAATACTCCACGTTGTACCCGGAGACGAGCTCCGACTCGGCCTCGGGGAGGTCGAACGGCGTCTGGTTGGTCTCTGCCTGCGCCGCCGTGAAGTACAGGAAGAAGGAGAAGAAGGTGAACGGGTTGTGGAAGAGGTTCCACCCGAAGACCCCCAGGAGCCCCCCCTGCGAGCGGACGATGTCCTGCAGGGAGAGCGAGCCGGCGATCAGCACGGCGGGCAGGATCGCCATCCCCACCGGGATCTCGTACGAGACGATCTGGGCCGCCGCGCGCATCCCCCCCAGCAGGGCCCACTTGTTGTTGGAGGCCCACCCGGCCATCAGGATCCCCACCACCACCAGGGAGGTGATCGCCATGACGTAGTAGACCCCGATGTTCAGGTCGGCCGCGATGAGACCCACGCCGAAGGGGACGACGACGAAAGCGGCGAACGACCCGATGAAGACGAGGTACGGGGCGAGCACGAAGAGGAACCGGTCGGCCTTGGCCGGGATGATGTCCTCCTTCAGGATCAGCTTCACCCCGTCGGCCAGGAACTGGAGAATCCCGTACGGCCCGACGCGGTTGGGCCCGATGCGCACCTGGATGTCGCCGGCCACCTTGCGCAGGACGTACGACCCCACCCCCCCGAAGGTCAGGGCGAAGACCAGGAGGACCGCCGCCGTCACCACCATCACCAGCAGGGTCACCGTCCAGAAGGGGACGCCGGCGATTGCGGGCACGGCCTGCACCAGGGATCGGGCCAGGGCTTCCATCGGCTACCTGTCGATCTCCGGGAGGATGATGTCGAAGCTGCCGATGACCGCCACGATGTCGGCGATCATCAGCCCCCTGGTCACCTTCTCGAAGATGTTCATGGTGACGAAGGAGCCGGCCCGGATCTTGAGCCGGTTCGGAAGGACGGTCCCGTCGCTGATGACGTAGAACCCGGTCTCGCCGCGGGGGCACTCGGTGCGGACGTAGACCTCGGCGGCGGCGGGCTTGAACACGCGGGGCACCTTGGCCAGCACCGGCCCCTCGGGGATCCGCGCGATCGCCTGGCGCAGGATCTTCACGCTCTCCCGCATCTCGTTGATCCGGACCATGTACCGGTCGAAGCAGTCGCCCAGCGTCCCCCGCTCGCCGCTCCCCACGCAGACCTGGAAGTCCAGCTTCGGATAGACCGAGTACGGCTCGTCCTTCCGCAGGTCGAACGCGACGCCCGACCCGCGCAGGTTCGGCCCCGTAAGCCCGTAGGCCACCGCTTCCTCCCCGGTGATGACCGCCACGTTGGCCAGCCGGTGGACGAAGATCTTGTTGTAGGAGATGAGTTTGTTGTATTCGTCGATCTTCGGCTCGAAGTAATCGAGGAACTCCTTCGTCTTCTCCAGGAAGCCGCGCGGCAGGTCGGCGGAGACGCCCCCGACGCGGGCGTAGTTGTACGTGAGCCGGTTCCCGCAGGTCATCTCGAAGAGGTCGTTGACCCGTTCCCGCTCCCGGATGGAATAGAGGAACGGGGTGAACGCCCCCATGTCCGCTGTGAACGACCCGAAGGCGATCAGGTGGGAGGAGATCCGGTTGAGCTCGCAGACGATCACCCGGATGTACTCGGCGCGCTCGGGGGCCTCGATTCCCGCGAGCTTCTCCACGGCCCACGCCCAGGCGCAGTTGCAGTTCATCGCCGCAAGGTAGTCGAGCCGGTCGGTGAAGGGCATGAACTGGGCGTAGGTCACCCGCTCGCCGATCTTCTCCAGCCCGCGGTGGAGGTACCCCATGTCGGGCCGGGCGTTGACCACCACCTCGCCGTCGGTGCGCAGGAGCACCCGGAGCACCCCGTGGGTGCTGGGGTGCTGCGGCCCCATGTTGATGAGCATCTCCTGGGTGTGGAGCGCTTCCGCCGGCGTCGTCATATCTTGATCCCGTGGTAGAACTCGGGGTACTTGTAATCCTTGCGCAGCGGGTGCCCCTCCCAGTCCTCCGGCAGGAGGATCCGGCGCATGTCCTTCGATCCGGGGAAGTCGATCCCGAAGAGGTCGAACGTCTCCCGCTCCATGAAGTTGGCCGCCGGCCACACCGAGTCGACGCTCGCGACGGACGGGTTCTCCCGGGGCAGGAACACCTTGAGCCCGATGGCATGGCGGTGCGTCATGGAGTACAGGTGGTACGCAACCGCGAATCTTTCCTTGTAGTCGACGCCGGAAAGGCACATGAGCGAGTCGAACCGCAACCCCGGGTCGTCCCGCAGGAACCGGGCGACGTCGAGGAGCGCATCGGGGGAAACGACGACAAACGCCGGCCGGAATCCTTCCGCCTGGAGCTCCGGCACCGCACCGGCAAACCGGGTTTTCAGCGCGTCAAAGAGAGCTTTGGGGTCCACGGGCTGCCTTTACGCCTTCGCCGCGAAATTTCTCTTCTGCT from Deltaproteobacteria bacterium RBG_16_64_85 includes:
- a CDS encoding NADH dehydrogenase (Catalyzes the transfer of electrons from NADH to quinone); this encodes MTTPAEALHTQEMLINMGPQHPSTHGVLRVLLRTDGEVVVNARPDMGYLHRGLEKIGERVTYAQFMPFTDRLDYLAAMNCNCAWAWAVEKLAGIEAPERAEYIRVIVCELNRISSHLIAFGSFTADMGAFTPFLYSIRERERVNDLFEMTCGNRLTYNYARVGGVSADLPRGFLEKTKEFLDYFEPKIDEYNKLISYNKIFVHRLANVAVITGEEAVAYGLTGPNLRGSGVAFDLRKDEPYSVYPKLDFQVCVGSGERGTLGDCFDRYMVRINEMRESVKILRQAIARIPEGPVLAKVPRVFKPAAAEVYVRTECPRGETGFYVISDGTVLPNRLKIRAGSFVTMNIFEKVTRGLMIADIVAVIGSFDIILPEIDR
- a CDS encoding NADH-quinone oxidoreductase subunit K → MGLDKLLVVGAALFCCGLYTILTRRNAVAVLMGVELILNSANINFVAFSHYVSRTIGGQIFAVFVIVLAAAEAAVALAIFLRLYATTGTVEVDTADHLKG